The sequence below is a genomic window from Spirochaetae bacterium HGW-Spirochaetae-1.
CTGCCCTGATGCCGTCACCCAGGTTTCCCTTTTGCACGTACCTGAGTGTTGACACCGCTACAGCTTCAGGATTGCGTTGTACCACCAGTTCCTCATTGGCTGCATACCCACCGGTTGCTATTAGTACACCCTTACTTGTATTGATCCTGATATATTTCCCATTCTTCTTCCTGGCAATAACTCCAAGGACCCTGTTCCCTTCTTTAATGACTTTGACCAGACATGTGTTAAACATGAGTTTGACGCCGTAGCTTTTAACCTTCTTCATGAAAAACTTCTCCAGCACATATACGCCGGCATGCGATATTGCAAGAGGTCCTCCTTTACGAAAGGGTACAAGTAATTTCGTATGCACAGGGAAGGCCTTGAAGGGGCCATGGTGGCCATGCCCAATGTCATATTCAGCCACATGCCTGATGCCGTATTCTGACAGCTCTTCAGCCAGAAAATCAAAAGTTGGACCGCTTTCATCTGCCCAGAGTCGTACAAGTTTTTCATCAACTTTATTGGCTCCCCGGTATTTAGATCGCCTATAGCCTCCATATACTTTCTTCTCATCCGTATATTTGGTTGAATAATGTACCAGTTCCTGTATAATCTCTTCCTTGTCGATCCTGGCTTTATCACCGACCGCTTTTTGCGCCTTCGAATCAATTGCCCCCATATATGGCTTGATTAAGCCCATCTTTTTGTCTTTCTCTATGACAATGGTCTTTACTCCCCTATTCCCGGCAACAATAGCAGCGGCCATACCGGCATTTCCGGCGCCACAGATGAGTATCTCAGTTTCAATTGTTTCAGTAACAGCCGATTGGGGAATATCAGGTTCAGCACCATACCACGGGTTATTAGTTGCAAAAGGCTTTTCTCTCTTTTTCATCGTTTTCTCCTTTTTTACTTTCTAACAATAGTTGGACGTACTAATAATTATCTGAACGCACTCCTGGTTCGACTTTCCAGTTTTTTGCTCCACTATAATGGACAATAGTCAATTATGATACATGTGTAACTTACTTGACAAATGTACATA
It includes:
- a CDS encoding FAD-binding dehydrogenase, encoding MKKREKPFATNNPWYGAEPDIPQSAVTETIETEILICGAGNAGMAAAIVAGNRGVKTIVIEKDKKMGLIKPYMGAIDSKAQKAVGDKARIDKEEIIQELVHYSTKYTDEKKVYGGYRRSKYRGANKVDEKLVRLWADESGPTFDFLAEELSEYGIRHVAEYDIGHGHHGPFKAFPVHTKLLVPFRKGGPLAISHAGVYVLEKFFMKKVKSYGVKLMFNTCLVKVIKEGNRVLGVIARKKNGKYIRINTSKGVLIATGGYAANEELVVQRNPEAVAVSTLRYVQKGNLGDGIRAGVWAGGEKDEYPSAMVFDRGPIKPGGKAGAPIRTGATFDSFFMASQPFMKVNMNGKRFTSESVPYDIFLYPLQDQKNGVSCIIWDANYWKHIKAFNTIGCSRIIKSKSKPKTFEGMRFLPNYSLITLMRLRGLLKKSRTIEGLAKKLKLPPEELKATVERYNEMARRGEDKDFGKDPDTLLPLVKPPYYGITNAGWLLTTMDGLRINTNIQVVDTEGNAIEGLYAAGDVAGGFFGDNLYPELCVGVAVGKTMTFARHAILHMTGNI